Proteins from a single region of Streptomyces vinaceus:
- a CDS encoding DUF4153 domain-containing protein codes for MPEKTDGAPDDASGGSPADPARPAARTGGPGAHTPGRPGAHAAGVAPAQAAEGAGGEAGGGAPDGWDPKAWQTFQVRRRRAASGAWSVTPPAWAEAARPASAGPVPTAVLLAAALAGLAAGLFLGDGAGLGLLIAAVPAIAGAYLAARAARRRARAWSVTWALGCVVLLGIPALRDAAWPCVLALLAAVLLGALALHGSRTWPGVLLSPLGFVDSAVLGVRWAWSGLRSRGGGVDRARWLPVVKATAVALVLLVLFGTLFASADAAFADLLDGLTPEVSLGDGPVRLVLFLLGAVLALAAARAAAAPSRWDRIRIEPGKPRSRVEWALPLIVLDLLFAGFNAVQLAVLFGGYDRVLERTGLTYAEYARQGFWQLLWATLLTLAVIALALRWAPRAGAGDRRFVRAVLGTLCALTLVVVASALRRMDLYVDAYGLTRLRVSVAAMELWLGLVIVLIMAAGVFGARLLPRAVAAGTAAAVLAFGLLSPDGMVAETNVARFERTAKLDLAYVQDLSADAVPALDRLPEPRRSCALRGVNDDLSRRGRVPWYAISLGEYRARQILHERPVTASYEVCRSLGTFHGRTG; via the coding sequence ATGCCGGAGAAGACCGACGGCGCGCCCGACGACGCGAGCGGGGGCTCGCCCGCCGATCCCGCGCGGCCGGCGGCGAGGACGGGCGGGCCGGGAGCGCACACGCCGGGGCGGCCCGGGGCGCACGCTGCCGGTGTGGCCCCGGCGCAGGCTGCGGAGGGGGCCGGCGGAGAGGCCGGCGGCGGGGCGCCGGACGGGTGGGATCCCAAGGCCTGGCAGACCTTCCAGGTGCGCCGCCGGCGGGCCGCCTCCGGCGCCTGGTCCGTCACACCGCCGGCCTGGGCCGAGGCCGCCCGGCCCGCTTCGGCCGGGCCCGTGCCCACCGCCGTGCTCCTCGCCGCCGCCCTGGCCGGCCTCGCCGCGGGCCTGTTCCTCGGCGACGGGGCGGGGCTCGGGCTGCTGATCGCCGCCGTGCCCGCCATCGCCGGCGCCTACCTCGCCGCCCGCGCGGCCCGGCGCCGCGCGCGGGCCTGGAGCGTGACCTGGGCCCTGGGCTGCGTCGTCCTCCTCGGCATACCCGCGCTGCGCGACGCCGCCTGGCCCTGCGTCCTCGCCCTGCTCGCCGCCGTCCTGCTCGGCGCGCTGGCCCTGCACGGCAGCCGCACCTGGCCCGGTGTCCTCCTCAGCCCGCTGGGCTTCGTCGACTCCGCCGTGCTCGGGGTCCGCTGGGCCTGGAGCGGCCTGCGCTCGCGCGGCGGCGGGGTCGACCGCGCCCGCTGGCTTCCCGTGGTGAAGGCCACCGCCGTGGCCCTCGTCCTGCTGGTGCTCTTCGGCACCCTGTTCGCCTCCGCCGACGCCGCGTTCGCGGACCTGCTGGACGGGCTCACCCCCGAGGTCTCCCTCGGCGACGGACCCGTGCGCCTCGTGCTCTTCCTGCTCGGCGCCGTCCTCGCACTCGCCGCCGCCCGCGCCGCCGCCGCGCCCTCGCGCTGGGACCGGATCCGGATCGAGCCGGGGAAGCCGCGCTCGCGCGTCGAGTGGGCGCTCCCGCTCATCGTGCTCGACCTGCTCTTCGCCGGGTTCAACGCCGTCCAGCTCGCGGTCCTGTTCGGCGGTTACGACAGGGTCCTGGAGAGGACCGGGCTCACCTACGCCGAGTACGCCCGTCAGGGTTTCTGGCAGCTGCTCTGGGCCACCCTGCTCACCCTCGCCGTGATCGCGCTCGCCCTGCGCTGGGCCCCGCGCGCCGGAGCCGGCGACCGCCGGTTCGTACGCGCCGTCCTCGGCACGCTGTGCGCGCTGACCCTGGTCGTGGTCGCCTCCGCGCTGCGCCGGATGGACCTGTACGTGGATGCGTACGGGCTGACCCGGCTGCGCGTGTCCGTGGCCGCGATGGAACTCTGGCTCGGGCTGGTCATCGTACTGATCATGGCTGCCGGGGTCTTCGGCGCCCGCCTGCTGCCGCGCGCGGTCGCGGCGGGCACGGCCGCCGCCGTCCTGGCCTTCGGGCTCCTGTCCCCGGACGGGATGGTCGCCGAGACGAACGTGGCCCGCTTCGAGCGGACCGCCAAGCTGGACCTGGCCTACGTCCAGGACCTGTCGGCGGACGCCGTGCCCGCGCTGGACCGGCTGCCCGAACCCCGGCGCTCCTGCGCCCTGCGCGGCGTCAACGACGACCTGTCGCGCCGCGGTCGGGTGCCCTGGTACGCGATCAGCCTCGGCGAGTACCGGGCCCGGCAGATCCTGCACGAGCGCCCGGTGACGGCCTCGTACGAGGTGTGCCGGAGCCTGGGCACCTTCCACGGCCGCACCGGATAG